In Geobacillus kaustophilus, a genomic segment contains:
- a CDS encoding SDR family NAD(P)-dependent oxidoreductase — MFLPSFRLDGKTALVTGAGRGIGRAIAIGFAEAGADVALIARTEADLQETASHIEQFGRKAYIYPLDVIDRKAVHDAVANVKQQAGSLDIVVNNAGMNIRTPALDVTDHEWETIMNTNLKSAFLVSQEAGRVMKEQKQGGNIINIASVAGHVALRTGVVYAATKAALIQMTKVLAFEWGRYGIRVNAIGPWYFRTPLTKTLLEDEAYVNDILAVTPLKRIGELPELVGPAVFLASDASSYITGQTLFVDGGMTIHGF, encoded by the coding sequence ATGTTTTTGCCTTCGTTTCGCTTGGACGGAAAAACGGCGTTAGTGACGGGAGCCGGACGCGGCATCGGCCGGGCGATCGCGATCGGGTTCGCTGAAGCCGGGGCCGATGTGGCGCTCATCGCCCGCACGGAAGCTGATTTGCAAGAAACGGCAAGCCATATCGAACAGTTCGGCCGGAAAGCGTACATATATCCGCTTGATGTCATCGACCGGAAAGCCGTGCATGACGCCGTCGCCAATGTCAAACAACAAGCCGGATCACTTGATATCGTTGTCAACAACGCTGGCATGAACATCCGCACCCCGGCTTTGGATGTGACGGATCATGAGTGGGAAACGATTATGAACACCAACTTAAAGTCGGCGTTTCTCGTCTCACAAGAAGCCGGTCGCGTCATGAAAGAACAAAAGCAAGGCGGAAACATCATCAACATCGCTTCCGTCGCCGGCCATGTCGCCTTGCGCACCGGGGTTGTGTATGCGGCGACAAAAGCGGCGCTCATCCAAATGACGAAAGTGCTGGCGTTTGAGTGGGGGCGCTACGGCATACGCGTCAACGCGATCGGCCCATGGTATTTCCGGACGCCGCTCACCAAAACGCTGCTTGAGGACGAAGCGTATGTGAACGACATTTTGGCCGTCACGCCGCTCAAGCGGATTGGCGAGCTGCCTGAGCTCGTCGGCCCGGCTGTGTTCCTCGCCTCCGATGCGTCAAGCTATATAACCGGCCAAACGCTATTCGTCGATGGCGGCATGACGATCCACGGCTTTTGA
- a CDS encoding DUF6501 family protein — translation MIHHTWATRPTIKKVKCVHTNAEKYMVSNVLTPGKVYEVKSETDEFYFVIDNSGKVGGFYKDYFEEVK, via the coding sequence ATGATTCATCACACATGGGCGACCCGGCCGACGATCAAAAAAGTAAAGTGCGTTCACACGAACGCGGAAAAGTACATGGTCAGCAATGTGTTGACGCCGGGCAAAGTATATGAAGTGAAAAGCGAAACGGACGAGTTTTATTTTGTCATCGACAACAGCGGAAAAGTCGGCGGGTTTTACAAAGATTATTTTGAGGAAGTCAAGTGA
- a CDS encoding sensor histidine kinase has protein sequence MAGLYINQHVLNNLFYILVTIFAFSFIYDHSRAIRQRPLYGQALLGACLALAAVLCMKFPIYIDPLCVHDFRQIPFLLGTLYGGGAVGAVLFVVLMLARTVLYGFQPLTLIVYAIMFAIAAAASPLFRKLPQPSKLVMSLWLTFLLAVLTTFVAVIVADFPVTKPYIVYFIMMPPFVMMFAVYLMETLHEAQLARAELMKMEKMEIVSQMAASISHEIRNPLTVVKGFIQLLQTGRLPRETEERYIRIALEELERAEAIIRDYLTFAKPAPKETEPIDVATQLQKVLQMITPMAHMHSIHVSSSLEHGVVIGNAQYFQQCFLNLLKNSIEAMPNGGTLHVAAENRETSVVITISDNGVGMTKEQVRRFGEPYFSTKEKGTGLGAMVAVKIIEQMGGTWTIESAVQKGTTLTITLPASRVRPPTAEQSAAG, from the coding sequence ATGGCGGGTTTATACATTAACCAGCACGTCCTGAACAACTTATTTTATATTTTAGTCACGATCTTTGCCTTTTCGTTTATTTATGACCATAGTCGAGCGATCCGGCAGCGCCCGCTCTATGGCCAGGCGCTGCTTGGGGCTTGTTTGGCGTTGGCGGCCGTTTTGTGCATGAAATTTCCGATTTACATTGATCCGCTGTGCGTCCATGATTTCCGGCAAATTCCGTTTTTGCTTGGGACATTGTATGGCGGCGGCGCGGTCGGGGCGGTGCTGTTTGTTGTCTTGATGCTGGCACGCACCGTTTTGTACGGATTTCAGCCGCTCACGTTGATCGTTTACGCCATCATGTTTGCCATAGCGGCGGCCGCTTCGCCGCTGTTTCGCAAGCTGCCGCAGCCGAGCAAGCTCGTTATGTCGCTTTGGCTGACGTTTTTGCTCGCGGTGCTGACGACATTTGTCGCCGTGATTGTTGCTGATTTTCCGGTAACGAAGCCATATATCGTGTATTTTATTATGATGCCGCCGTTCGTCATGATGTTCGCTGTCTATTTGATGGAGACGCTTCATGAGGCGCAGCTCGCTCGGGCAGAGCTGATGAAAATGGAAAAAATGGAAATTGTCAGCCAAATGGCAGCCAGCATTTCCCATGAAATTCGCAACCCGCTCACCGTCGTCAAAGGGTTCATCCAGCTGCTGCAAACGGGTCGGTTGCCGCGAGAAACCGAAGAGCGGTACATTCGCATCGCCTTAGAGGAACTCGAGCGGGCGGAAGCCATCATCCGCGACTATTTGACGTTTGCCAAACCGGCGCCAAAAGAGACCGAGCCAATTGATGTCGCCACCCAGCTTCAGAAAGTGCTGCAAATGATTACGCCAATGGCGCATATGCATTCGATCCATGTATCCTCTTCCCTCGAACATGGTGTCGTCATCGGAAACGCACAATATTTCCAACAGTGTTTTCTCAACTTGTTGAAAAACAGCATTGAGGCGATGCCAAACGGCGGCACGCTCCATGTTGCGGCCGAGAACCGGGAAACATCAGTCGTCATCACCATTTCCGACAACGGCGTTGGCATGACGAAAGAACAAGTGCGCCGCTTCGGCGAGCCATACTTCAGCACAAAAGAAAAAGGCACTGGGCTTGGTGCGATGGTCGCCGTCAAAATCATCGAACAAATGGGAGGAACGTGGACGATCGAAAGCGCCGTACAAAAAGGGACGACGTTGACGATCACGCTGCCGGCAAGCCGGGTGCGGCCGCCGACGGCGGAACAAAGCGCCGCCGGCTGA
- a CDS encoding Ger(x)C family spore germination protein: protein MRKRLLPFIASVILLGGCWDTRNIDHIVYVHSIGVDYKNGQVIAYVQLVGFTALAKVEAGGGKEKAAVSIGKAAGETFNIATDKIYPSIQQRVSWDHVKSLVFTKRALQKGIVADVIDVLNRYNEIRHTAWVYATDEPLSELFEATPLLNASSYYSLLSNPEEIFQQSSFIRPIRLNRLIADMDEKAATTRLPYLTIDRRRWIENKKPKPMLAVSGVCFLHDYTLQGCVRRSDLEGLRWLEHDIRRTPIYVKQKGKTIASLVVRNPKTKWSVKAKDGEPAFAVQVEAQGSIIELRKPLSRKQLVQLAEQTVKQEIRRLYELGKAWRIDTLNVSEQLYRQRPNIWKKHQSNGLIPLGDNTLSVSVKLAIGASGKEKLNYRAGD, encoded by the coding sequence ATGAGGAAGCGGCTCCTTCCCTTTATCGCTTCTGTCATCTTGCTTGGCGGCTGCTGGGATACGCGCAACATTGATCATATTGTGTACGTTCATTCGATCGGAGTCGATTACAAAAACGGCCAAGTGATCGCCTACGTCCAGCTGGTCGGATTCACCGCCCTCGCCAAAGTCGAAGCCGGGGGCGGCAAAGAGAAAGCAGCCGTTTCGATCGGCAAAGCGGCCGGCGAAACGTTTAATATCGCGACCGACAAAATCTACCCTTCCATTCAACAAAGGGTGTCATGGGATCATGTAAAAAGCCTTGTCTTTACCAAACGGGCCTTGCAAAAAGGCATCGTGGCCGATGTGATCGACGTGCTGAACCGTTACAACGAAATTCGCCATACGGCATGGGTGTACGCCACCGATGAGCCGCTGTCCGAGCTGTTTGAAGCGACGCCGCTGTTAAACGCTTCCTCCTATTATTCGCTGTTGTCCAACCCGGAAGAAATCTTTCAACAAAGTTCGTTCATCCGCCCGATCCGGCTCAACCGGCTGATTGCCGATATGGATGAAAAAGCTGCTACGACAAGGCTTCCTTATTTAACGATCGACCGCCGGCGCTGGATCGAAAATAAAAAGCCAAAACCGATGTTGGCGGTTTCCGGTGTTTGTTTTCTTCACGATTATACTCTGCAAGGATGCGTCCGCCGTTCCGATCTAGAGGGACTGCGCTGGCTCGAACACGACATTCGCCGCACCCCGATTTATGTCAAACAAAAAGGGAAAACGATCGCCTCGCTTGTCGTCCGCAATCCAAAAACCAAATGGTCAGTCAAGGCGAAGGACGGAGAACCCGCGTTTGCTGTCCAAGTCGAGGCGCAAGGAAGCATCATCGAACTGCGCAAGCCGCTCTCGCGAAAACAACTGGTCCAACTGGCGGAACAAACGGTGAAGCAGGAGATCCGCCGCCTGTATGAACTCGGCAAGGCGTGGCGGATCGATACGTTGAATGTGTCGGAACAGCTGTACCGCCAGCGTCCAAATATTTGGAAAAAACATCAGTCCAACGGCCTCATCCCGCTCGGCGACAACACGCTGTCCGTGAGCGTCAAACTCGCGATCGGGGCATCCGGAAAAGAAAAGTTGAATTACCGGGCCGGTGATTGA
- a CDS encoding spore germination protein, producing the protein MKRPMRAAEGKRLKDDYTGLETVIISEEALRTMYAKCPDVIMTEAAIPSLLPDGSAAAVHLLFIYCEELCDTQMLQKAIYPMFRELCEQHPCFSAADIEVRKPAALEYMGKEVRIDDLNFKLFSGDLLIYFHEADVLYTMPLASPPNRDPEEPNTEVSIRGPKDGFIEEISKNVALIRKRLRSHRLVYEPFVIGTRSQTKVGLLYVDDIANTAIIDEVRSRLLSLYIDSVTSTNQIEEWLSDTRFSLFPMFGYTGRPDFAVNSLLNGRFIILVDGAPIALIGPGNLTFLLNTSEDNNTFFLFVVFQRLLRLVGTSVAIYLPGAWVALTSFHPDQLPFTLLATLILSRQGIPLPVPLEMFVMMILFEVFKEAGMRLPIAIGQTLSVVGGLIIGQAAINAGLAAPATLVIAAIAVISTFTLVNQNIAGSITLLRFIVLTAASFLGLFGFILSLFLILTYAVNLRTCGVPYLTPLAPPSKDIGKVFIPSTWKQFITRDRIVRPNDLIAKERERK; encoded by the coding sequence ATGAAACGACCGATGCGCGCCGCGGAAGGAAAGCGGTTGAAAGACGATTACACAGGGCTCGAGACCGTCATCATCTCCGAAGAGGCATTGCGCACGATGTACGCCAAATGCCCTGACGTCATCATGACGGAAGCCGCGATTCCATCCCTTTTGCCTGACGGCTCAGCAGCTGCAGTGCATTTGCTGTTTATTTATTGTGAGGAGCTGTGCGATACGCAAATGCTGCAAAAGGCCATCTATCCGATGTTCCGCGAGCTGTGCGAACAGCATCCATGCTTTTCGGCCGCCGACATCGAGGTCCGCAAACCGGCGGCGCTTGAATATATGGGAAAAGAAGTGCGGATTGATGATCTGAACTTCAAGTTATTTAGCGGCGATTTGCTCATTTATTTTCACGAAGCCGATGTCTTGTACACGATGCCGCTCGCCAGCCCGCCAAACCGCGATCCGGAGGAGCCGAACACGGAAGTATCGATCCGCGGGCCCAAAGATGGATTTATTGAAGAAATCAGCAAAAACGTGGCGCTCATCCGCAAGCGGCTGCGCTCGCACCGGCTCGTCTATGAACCGTTTGTCATCGGCACGCGCAGCCAGACAAAAGTGGGGCTCCTTTATGTCGATGATATTGCCAACACCGCCATCATCGATGAGGTGAGAAGCCGCCTGCTCAGTTTGTACATCGACTCGGTGACAAGCACCAATCAAATTGAGGAGTGGCTGTCCGACACCCGGTTTTCCTTGTTCCCGATGTTCGGCTATACCGGGCGGCCCGATTTCGCCGTCAATTCGCTCCTCAACGGCCGTTTTATCATCTTGGTCGACGGCGCGCCGATCGCCCTGATCGGTCCGGGCAATTTAACCTTTTTGCTGAACACGTCGGAAGATAACAACACGTTTTTCCTGTTTGTCGTGTTTCAGCGCCTTCTCCGGCTTGTCGGCACCTCGGTCGCCATTTATTTGCCGGGGGCCTGGGTCGCTCTGACTTCCTTCCATCCAGATCAGCTGCCATTTACCTTGCTGGCGACGCTTATTTTGTCGCGCCAAGGGATCCCGCTTCCGGTGCCGCTCGAGATGTTTGTAATGATGATCTTGTTTGAAGTGTTTAAGGAAGCCGGGATGCGGCTGCCGATCGCCATCGGGCAGACGCTGTCGGTCGTCGGCGGCTTAATCATCGGCCAGGCGGCGATCAACGCCGGGCTCGCTGCCCCGGCGACGCTCGTCATTGCCGCCATTGCTGTCATCTCGACGTTCACGCTTGTCAATCAAAACATCGCCGGCAGCATCACCTTGTTGCGCTTTATTGTCCTGACGGCCGCTTCTTTCCTTGGCCTGTTCGGTTTTATTCTGTCGCTGTTCTTGATCCTAACCTATGCCGTCAACTTGCGCACCTGCGGCGTTCCATATCTCACGCCGCTGGCGCCGCCCTCAAAAGATATCGGGAAAGTGTTCATCCCAAGCACATGGAAGCAGTTCATTACGCGCGACCGCATTGTGCGCCCGAATGATCTCATTGCGAAAGAGAGGGAACGAAAATGA